Proteins co-encoded in one Hymenobacter swuensis DY53 genomic window:
- a CDS encoding DUF7948 domain-containing protein: MPRLSTLILLLLYPAFLQAAPRPAKAPEPDKSLEFVENKGQWPAPVRYQAELPGGRLYLTPGGFTYSFLDPAALAANSHQHEAGPAAPRQPEPAAPLRGHAYKVTFEGGNAQAVVQAQQPTAGTRNYFQGSNPQQWASEVHGFRQVHYTKVYPGIDVQVYENQEQHLEYDFLLAPGARPDNIRLRYTGPEAVRLTPEGHLLIQTSVGNVTEQAPRAWQTLPSGERKAVNCRFELRNQTVRFVLGSYNSKLPLTIDPTVLFSSFTGSTADNWGFTATYDAQGNMYSGGVAFGVGYPTSSGAFQTSFAGAGDVAIIKYRMTTSGPAARIYATYLGGSNTDAPHSLVVNGLGELVILGTTGSGNFPVSAGAAQRTFQGGSGVNPLGGGLTTPMGYSNGSDLFVTTLSADGSRMVASTYLGGTSNDGLNLNLVNNYGDPFRGDILTDGDNNVYLASVTQSNNFPTAQPVQATRQGTSDAVVCKLPRLLNQLLWSTYLGGSGADAAFSVQLTADRHLYVAGTTDSPNFPTVTGALQPQASGGRDGFVVCLTPAGTALRYATYLGTAAADLAFFLQLDASGDVYVLGQTSSNAYPITLGRYGIRGAHQFIHKINATLSTTEYSTTFGSALSGYDISPTAFLVDDCERVYVCGWGGINNAGFGGGSTRNLPVTSDAVQAATDGSDFYLAQFRAGMTGLEYATFFGENGGRGEHVDGGTSRFDKKGVVYQAVCGGCTGTQGFPRPPGANYYTTTNASTNCNNAAFAISFGLVVADPGPTRYVCVGSAPVVLGGQPSGGTWTGPGVTQLSNGTFQFQPTAALVGRNILQYSVQTTGICRSTRPLRMIVTPELTMNISPVPPQCANGAPVTLQATPAGGTWSTTKGLTGNVFNPQQAGAGTHTLTYSYSDTLGCGTATRTVVVNPLPQPEAGPNLTFCAYETQPVQFTGATPAGGTWSGTGVTPGGLFTPPNTNLRGGIFTLSYSVTENGCTATDTRQVLLAPSPAVNFPLSVPECTSFPQYTGLAPFNCPFEPVLTGGTYVWDFGDGSPTSTEEKPVHLFENPGTYSVKLTARYANCTVETSFVPVVVGEVFVPNIITPNHDDKNETFIPRFSCRPATLRVFSRWGNKVYETDNYRNDWRADALADGLYYYHLKDAEGRTVKGWVTVQR; this comes from the coding sequence ATGCCCCGACTTTCTACCCTGATTTTATTGCTCTTATACCCGGCTTTTCTGCAGGCCGCGCCGCGCCCGGCAAAGGCTCCGGAGCCGGATAAAAGCCTGGAATTTGTGGAGAACAAAGGCCAGTGGCCCGCGCCGGTGCGCTACCAGGCCGAGCTGCCCGGGGGGCGGCTCTACCTCACGCCGGGCGGCTTCACCTATTCCTTTCTGGACCCGGCGGCCCTGGCGGCCAACTCCCATCAGCACGAGGCCGGCCCGGCGGCTCCGCGCCAGCCGGAACCGGCCGCACCGTTGCGCGGCCACGCCTACAAGGTTACGTTTGAGGGCGGCAACGCGCAGGCGGTGGTGCAGGCGCAGCAGCCTACGGCCGGCACCCGCAACTACTTCCAGGGCAGCAACCCGCAGCAGTGGGCCAGCGAAGTACACGGCTTCCGGCAGGTGCACTACACCAAAGTGTACCCTGGTATTGATGTGCAGGTATACGAAAATCAGGAGCAGCACCTGGAATACGACTTCCTGCTGGCCCCCGGCGCCCGCCCCGACAATATCCGGCTGCGCTACACCGGCCCCGAAGCCGTACGCCTCACCCCGGAAGGCCACCTGCTGATTCAGACCTCCGTGGGCAACGTAACGGAACAGGCCCCCAGAGCCTGGCAAACGCTGCCGTCCGGCGAGCGAAAGGCCGTGAACTGCCGATTCGAACTGCGTAACCAGACGGTGCGGTTCGTGTTGGGCAGCTACAACTCCAAGCTCCCGCTTACCATCGACCCTACTGTGCTGTTTTCTTCGTTTACCGGCTCTACGGCCGATAATTGGGGCTTCACGGCGACATACGACGCGCAGGGCAACATGTACTCAGGCGGCGTGGCGTTTGGGGTGGGCTACCCAACCTCATCGGGGGCTTTTCAGACTTCCTTTGCCGGGGCCGGTGACGTGGCCATTATAAAGTACCGCATGACCACCTCGGGGCCGGCCGCGCGCATCTACGCTACTTACCTGGGCGGCAGCAATACCGATGCGCCACATAGCTTGGTAGTAAACGGCCTAGGAGAATTAGTTATTCTGGGCACCACCGGCTCGGGAAATTTCCCGGTGTCGGCCGGGGCCGCGCAACGCACCTTCCAGGGCGGTTCCGGCGTCAATCCGCTGGGAGGCGGGCTCACGACTCCGATGGGCTACAGCAACGGCTCCGACCTATTTGTGACCACCCTCAGTGCCGATGGCTCCCGCATGGTGGCATCCACGTACCTGGGCGGCACCAGCAACGACGGGCTGAACCTCAACCTGGTCAATAACTACGGTGACCCATTCCGGGGAGATATTCTCACCGATGGCGACAATAACGTGTACCTAGCTTCTGTCACGCAGAGCAACAACTTCCCAACGGCGCAGCCCGTGCAGGCCACCCGCCAAGGCACTTCCGATGCGGTAGTGTGCAAACTGCCGCGTTTGCTCAACCAGTTACTCTGGAGCACTTATCTGGGTGGCAGCGGGGCCGATGCGGCCTTCTCGGTCCAGCTCACGGCCGACCGGCACCTCTACGTGGCCGGTACCACCGACAGCCCCAACTTCCCTACCGTGACGGGGGCGTTGCAGCCGCAGGCATCGGGTGGACGGGACGGTTTTGTGGTCTGCCTGACTCCGGCCGGCACCGCGTTGCGCTATGCTACGTACCTGGGCACCGCCGCCGCCGACCTGGCCTTTTTTCTGCAGCTGGACGCCAGCGGCGACGTGTACGTGCTGGGCCAGACCAGTTCCAATGCGTACCCCATTACCCTGGGCCGGTATGGTATCCGAGGAGCGCACCAGTTTATTCATAAGATCAACGCAACCCTCAGTACCACTGAGTACAGCACCACTTTCGGCTCTGCGCTGTCGGGATACGACATTTCGCCCACGGCTTTTCTGGTCGATGATTGTGAGCGGGTATACGTGTGCGGCTGGGGCGGCATCAACAACGCCGGCTTCGGCGGCGGCTCCACCCGCAACCTGCCAGTCACGTCCGATGCCGTGCAGGCTGCTACCGATGGCAGTGACTTCTACCTGGCTCAGTTTCGGGCGGGCATGACGGGGCTGGAGTATGCTACCTTCTTCGGGGAAAACGGCGGGCGAGGCGAGCATGTGGACGGCGGCACTTCGCGCTTCGATAAGAAAGGCGTTGTGTACCAGGCCGTGTGCGGCGGGTGCACTGGTACCCAGGGTTTCCCGCGCCCACCCGGCGCCAACTATTACACCACCACCAACGCCAGCACCAACTGCAACAATGCCGCCTTCGCCATAAGCTTCGGGCTGGTGGTTGCCGACCCAGGGCCTACCCGCTACGTGTGCGTGGGCAGTGCGCCGGTGGTGTTAGGCGGGCAGCCCAGCGGTGGTACCTGGACCGGCCCCGGCGTTACCCAACTCAGCAACGGCACCTTCCAGTTTCAGCCCACTGCGGCCCTGGTGGGGCGTAATATTCTCCAATATTCCGTGCAGACAACCGGCATCTGCCGGAGCACCCGGCCCCTGCGCATGATTGTGACGCCAGAGCTGACCATGAACATCAGTCCGGTACCGCCGCAATGCGCCAATGGAGCGCCCGTAACCCTGCAGGCCACGCCTGCCGGTGGCACCTGGAGTACCACCAAAGGATTGACCGGCAACGTGTTCAACCCGCAACAGGCCGGGGCGGGCACCCACACCCTCACCTACTCCTACTCCGATACGCTGGGGTGCGGCACCGCCACTCGTACCGTAGTGGTCAATCCACTTCCTCAGCCCGAGGCTGGCCCCAACCTTACCTTCTGCGCGTATGAGACCCAGCCGGTGCAGTTTACCGGAGCCACCCCGGCCGGGGGTACCTGGAGCGGCACCGGCGTCACGCCGGGCGGGTTATTCACCCCACCCAATACCAACCTGCGCGGCGGCATTTTCACACTTTCTTACTCCGTCACGGAAAACGGCTGCACCGCTACCGACACCCGGCAGGTACTGCTGGCCCCTTCCCCCGCCGTCAACTTCCCGCTTAGTGTGCCGGAGTGTACCAGCTTTCCGCAGTATACCGGCTTGGCTCCCTTCAACTGTCCCTTTGAGCCCGTGCTGACGGGCGGCACCTACGTGTGGGATTTTGGTGACGGCAGTCCCACATCAACGGAGGAGAAGCCGGTGCATCTGTTCGAAAACCCCGGTACCTATTCCGTGAAGCTCACGGCCCGCTACGCCAACTGCACCGTAGAAACCAGCTTTGTGCCGGTGGTGGTAGGCGAGGTGTTCGTGCCCAACATCATTACGCCCAACCACGACGACAAAAACGAAACCTTCATTCCGCGCTTTAGCTGCCGACCCGCTACGTTGCGGGTATTCTCGCGGTGGGGGAATAAAGTGTACGAAACCGATAACTACCGTAACGACTGGCGGGCCGATGCGCTGGCCGATGGCCTCTACTATTATCACCTTAAAGATGCCGAGGGCCGCACCGTGAAAGGCTGGGTAACAGTGCAACGATAA
- a CDS encoding DUF7948 domain-containing protein — protein MKQLYLFVCLLWLPNLLARASAPTPDRHLEFIENKGQWPAPVLYAADVPGGRLFLEPGGLTYALTTGFPHPHTATPRAGSTPEAFRVHALRVEFVQAAQPVVLPSAATGEIRNYLRGSDPSQWATHVAGFRQLQYRNVWPGVEVKFYENQQQQLEYDFELAPQARPATIRLRYHGADALRLTPEGHLEIQTSVGTLRELAPKAWQLNANGQRQAVPCAYVLHNQEVSFHLGKYDSSRPLIIDPTVVFSTFTGSATDNWGFTATYDQQGNLYSGGIVFALGYPTSPGAYSTQFAGATDIALIKYNTTARGPAARVWATYLGGSGADFPQSLVVNSLGELLILAATGSNNFPVTASALDRTFNGGSAINPFFGYAPSNMPEGSDLAVVRLSADGSRLVASTYLGGAGNEGVLPNTSFGFNLLRNYGDQFRGDILVDAQNNVYLASNTSSSDFPARNNFQPYTPGLNAVVSKLTPSLDQVVWSSQLGGNQPDAAYSLQLDAAGRLYVAGGTTSPNFPVTPGTVQPAQRGDADGFVARISSSGSVLEKATVVGTSAYDQAYFVQLDQSGGVYLLGQTMGAYPTVGNRYGVANSRQFIHKFNADLTTTEFATTFGSGRATIDLSPTAFLVDQCERIYVSGWGGGNNVGYGNGNVLGMPTTTNATQRTTDGSDFYLLQLSAGARNLDYATFFGGTSQDHVDGGTSRFDPRGVVYQAVCGGCGGSSSWPIPPGAGYYSTFNASVNCNNAAFKFNFETVDVVAGTDQTVCVASAPVPLQGSPAGGIWTGPGVSGSVAAGFVFTPTQALLGTQTLTYTVTGVGPCGGVSSLRLTVVPSPPITFTAPAQTSFCLGPTNPAPVTLSATPAGGTFSGPGVSGNLFIASLAGPGTHTLVYTVNASGCRLQTTRTVTVTQAFAGASLNVCAGAGPQALTGTPAGGVWTGPGVATSVTGGFTFTPTVSLLGIQTLTYTVTAPGGCTSSSTMQAYVLPVPTFTPPVLPAYCTTNTTPILLPSVAYWGGPGVQGPSSMGFTFRPSLAGVGTHTLLYRTGGGLCDYTGTITVTVSAPISVNAGPDTLLCPGTTRPFRLRGTPAGGTWSGSGITPDGVFTPSVSFSGSSTLTYTVPGVCLNTGSRRVSIAAPPATAPVWTPAGCPENRLSPLTLTFSGGAPTSSWEFGDGTPAITGNTVTHTYTQAGTYQPRVTTSFNAGRCTETASLPTVEVIATELPPNIITPNHDDKNQFFVVRTACPGQLQVFSRWGNKVFEAAHYLNNWDGAGLPDGVYYYLLRTPDGHAVKGWVTIQR, from the coding sequence ATGAAGCAATTGTATCTGTTTGTTTGCCTGTTATGGCTGCCTAATCTGCTGGCCCGGGCCAGTGCCCCTACCCCCGACCGGCACCTGGAGTTTATCGAGAACAAAGGCCAGTGGCCGGCGCCCGTCCTGTACGCGGCGGATGTGCCTGGTGGACGGCTTTTCCTGGAGCCTGGCGGCCTTACTTATGCCCTCACTACCGGCTTTCCGCACCCGCATACGGCTACACCCCGCGCGGGAAGTACTCCTGAAGCCTTCCGAGTCCATGCCTTGCGGGTGGAGTTTGTGCAGGCCGCGCAGCCCGTGGTGCTGCCGTCGGCAGCTACCGGGGAAATACGCAACTACCTGCGCGGCTCCGACCCTTCCCAGTGGGCCACGCACGTAGCAGGGTTCCGGCAGCTGCAGTACCGCAACGTGTGGCCCGGGGTTGAGGTAAAGTTCTATGAAAACCAGCAGCAACAGCTGGAATACGATTTCGAGCTGGCCCCCCAGGCCCGGCCGGCTACCATCCGGCTGCGCTACCACGGAGCCGATGCGCTACGCCTGACGCCCGAAGGCCACCTGGAAATCCAGACCTCGGTAGGAACCTTACGGGAATTAGCGCCCAAAGCGTGGCAGCTGAATGCCAATGGCCAGCGCCAAGCCGTGCCCTGCGCCTACGTGCTACACAACCAGGAAGTAAGCTTCCATCTGGGCAAGTACGACTCAAGCCGGCCGCTGATTATCGACCCGACGGTGGTATTTTCCACGTTTACCGGCTCTGCCACCGATAACTGGGGCTTCACGGCCACCTACGACCAGCAGGGCAACCTCTACTCCGGCGGCATCGTCTTTGCGCTGGGCTACCCTACCAGTCCGGGCGCGTACAGCACGCAGTTTGCCGGTGCCACCGATATTGCCCTCATCAAGTACAACACAACGGCCCGCGGCCCGGCCGCCCGGGTGTGGGCCACCTATCTGGGCGGCAGCGGGGCCGATTTTCCGCAGAGTCTGGTTGTAAACAGTCTGGGCGAATTGCTGATCCTGGCGGCTACCGGTTCCAACAACTTCCCTGTCACGGCCAGCGCGCTGGACCGCACCTTCAACGGGGGCTCGGCCATCAATCCGTTTTTCGGCTACGCTCCCTCCAATATGCCCGAGGGGTCCGATCTGGCGGTGGTACGGCTCAGTGCCGATGGCTCCCGGCTGGTGGCGTCTACGTACCTGGGCGGGGCCGGCAACGAAGGCGTGCTACCTAATACCAGCTTCGGCTTCAACCTGCTGCGCAACTACGGCGACCAGTTTCGGGGGGATATTCTGGTGGATGCGCAGAACAACGTGTACCTGGCCTCAAATACCTCTTCCTCAGATTTCCCGGCGCGCAATAACTTCCAACCCTACACCCCCGGCCTCAACGCGGTAGTTTCCAAGCTCACGCCCAGCCTCGACCAAGTAGTATGGAGCAGTCAGCTGGGCGGCAACCAACCAGATGCCGCTTACTCCTTGCAACTCGATGCGGCCGGTCGGCTGTACGTAGCCGGAGGTACCACCAGCCCCAACTTCCCGGTAACGCCCGGCACCGTGCAGCCCGCCCAGCGGGGCGACGCCGATGGGTTTGTCGCCCGCATCAGCAGTTCCGGCTCGGTACTAGAAAAAGCAACGGTGGTGGGCACGTCGGCTTATGATCAGGCCTATTTTGTGCAGCTTGACCAAAGCGGCGGCGTATACCTGCTGGGCCAGACGATGGGTGCTTACCCTACCGTGGGCAACCGCTACGGCGTGGCCAACAGCCGCCAGTTCATTCACAAGTTCAACGCCGACCTGACCACTACCGAGTTTGCTACCACTTTCGGCAGCGGCCGGGCAACCATCGACCTCTCGCCCACGGCGTTTCTGGTAGACCAGTGTGAGCGAATTTACGTGAGCGGCTGGGGCGGGGGCAACAACGTCGGCTACGGCAACGGCAACGTACTGGGCATGCCTACCACTACTAACGCCACGCAGCGCACCACTGATGGCAGCGACTTTTACCTGCTGCAACTCTCCGCCGGGGCCCGTAACCTCGATTACGCTACCTTTTTCGGGGGTACCAGCCAGGACCACGTAGATGGCGGCACTTCCCGTTTCGATCCGCGCGGAGTAGTGTACCAGGCCGTATGCGGGGGCTGCGGCGGCTCCAGCAGCTGGCCTATTCCGCCGGGAGCCGGCTATTATTCGACCTTTAATGCCAGCGTTAACTGCAACAATGCCGCTTTCAAATTCAATTTTGAAACCGTTGATGTAGTAGCCGGCACCGACCAGACCGTGTGCGTGGCCTCCGCCCCGGTCCCGCTGCAAGGCAGCCCGGCCGGCGGCATCTGGACCGGGCCGGGCGTGTCGGGGTCCGTGGCGGCGGGCTTCGTGTTTACGCCTACCCAGGCATTGCTGGGCACCCAAACGCTTACCTACACCGTTACCGGCGTGGGGCCGTGCGGCGGGGTTTCGTCGCTTCGCCTCACAGTGGTTCCGTCGCCCCCCATTACCTTTACCGCTCCGGCCCAGACCAGCTTCTGCTTGGGTCCGACCAACCCGGCTCCGGTGACGCTGAGTGCCACCCCAGCGGGCGGCACCTTTTCCGGGCCGGGCGTAAGCGGCAACCTATTCATTGCCTCGTTGGCTGGCCCCGGAACGCACACACTGGTGTACACCGTCAATGCCAGTGGCTGCCGTCTGCAAACCACTCGAACCGTCACGGTAACCCAAGCCTTTGCCGGGGCCAGCCTTAACGTCTGCGCCGGAGCCGGGCCGCAGGCGCTTACGGGTACTCCCGCAGGTGGTGTCTGGACGGGGCCTGGTGTTGCCACGTCAGTGACCGGGGGATTCACCTTCACCCCAACAGTCAGCTTACTGGGTATCCAGACGCTTACATACACGGTTACCGCACCCGGGGGCTGCACCAGCAGCAGCACGATGCAGGCCTACGTGCTGCCGGTGCCCACCTTCACTCCCCCGGTACTGCCCGCTTACTGTACCACCAACACAACGCCAATACTCCTGCCGAGCGTGGCTTACTGGGGCGGCCCCGGCGTACAGGGACCGAGCAGTATGGGCTTCACCTTCCGCCCTTCGTTGGCCGGAGTTGGCACGCACACGCTCCTGTACCGTACCGGCGGCGGCCTCTGTGACTACACCGGAACCATCACCGTTACCGTCAGCGCCCCCATCAGCGTAAACGCCGGCCCCGACACTCTGCTCTGCCCCGGCACTACCCGCCCGTTCCGCCTGCGTGGCACTCCGGCCGGCGGAACCTGGAGCGGCTCCGGCATTACGCCTGATGGCGTTTTCACACCCTCAGTGAGCTTCAGCGGAAGCAGCACGCTGACCTACACCGTTCCTGGCGTATGTCTGAATACCGGCTCCCGGCGCGTGAGCATAGCAGCCCCCCCGGCCACTGCCCCCGTATGGACGCCCGCTGGCTGCCCCGAAAACCGCTTGAGCCCGCTTACACTCACCTTCAGTGGCGGTGCCCCAACCTCCAGCTGGGAGTTTGGCGACGGTACCCCCGCCATTACCGGCAACACCGTCACGCACACGTACACCCAGGCCGGCACCTATCAGCCACGAGTCACTACATCCTTCAATGCCGGCCGATGCACTGAAACCGCTAGTCTGCCCACCGTGGAGGTAATTGCCACTGAGCTGCCGCCTAACATCATCACTCCCAACCACGATGATAAGAACCAGTTTTTCGTTGTTCGCACAGCTTGCCCGGGGCAGCTGCAGGTATTTTCGCGGTGGGGCAACAAGGTTTTTGAAGCGGCCCATTACCTCAATAACTGGGATGGAGCCGGCCTGCCCGATGGCGTGTATTACTACCTGCTGCGCACTCCCGACGGCCATGCCGTTAAAGGATGGGTTACCATCCAGCGCTGA
- a CDS encoding ribosome maturation factor RimP: MKLDRARLSEFLESSLPINGNLFVVDLAVSDAIRPKVTVTLDGEQGLGIDECAQVSRRLARRIEEEYGEELSYTLEVTSPGADLPLRDPRQYTRHIGRTLALKLQDGTEKTGTLEATEATGIQLAEVVKEKSKKKILPPVLVPFTDINEAKVVISFK, from the coding sequence ATGAAACTTGACCGCGCCCGCCTTTCCGAATTCCTTGAGAGCAGCCTGCCCATCAACGGCAACCTGTTTGTCGTGGATTTGGCCGTGTCGGATGCCATTCGCCCCAAAGTCACCGTCACACTCGATGGGGAACAGGGTCTGGGTATCGACGAGTGCGCGCAGGTAAGCCGTCGTTTGGCCCGCCGCATCGAGGAGGAATACGGTGAGGAGCTTAGCTACACGCTGGAAGTCACGTCGCCCGGAGCCGATCTGCCGCTACGTGACCCGCGCCAGTATACTCGCCACATCGGCCGTACACTGGCCCTTAAACTCCAGGATGGCACCGAGAAGACCGGTACCCTGGAAGCGACTGAAGCCACGGGCATTCAGTTGGCTGAAGTAGTAAAAGAAAAAAGCAAGAAGAAGATCCTGCCTCCCGTGCTGGTTCCCTTCACCGATATCAACGAGGCCAAAGTGGTCATTTCGTTTAAATAA
- the nusA gene encoding transcription termination factor NusA, whose product MNSNVLIESFAEFARSKNIDRPTMMSILEEVFRTMIRKKYDDDSNFDVILNVDKGDLEIWRNREIVDDNSEDIWDFDKIPLAEAQKIEPDFEIGEQVAEEVKLEDFGRRAVLMARQTLIQRVKDLERDNLYQAYKDQVGEVVVGEVYQVWGREALILDKDENELVLPKGEQIPKDRYRKGDSIRAVVHRVDVLNGTPKIILSRAAPAFLERLMEQEVPEIFDGLISIKNIVREPGERAKVAVESFDERIDPVGACVGMKGSRIHAVVRELENENIDIINYTDNLELYIARALSPAKLTSMKINEQTGRVSVFLKPDQVSLAIGRGGANIKLASRLVGMEIDVFRDAGDFEEDIALDEFQDEIEGWILEELKKIGLDTGRSVLAVSKEDIVRRTELEEETVEELFRVIRQEFEDSADEEQQEEAPNSGAAQ is encoded by the coding sequence ATGAACAGCAACGTCCTGATTGAATCGTTTGCCGAATTCGCCCGGTCGAAAAACATCGACCGGCCCACGATGATGAGCATTCTGGAGGAAGTGTTCCGCACGATGATCCGTAAGAAGTATGACGACGACTCTAACTTCGACGTGATTCTGAACGTGGACAAGGGCGACCTGGAAATCTGGCGTAACCGCGAAATCGTGGACGATAACTCAGAGGATATCTGGGACTTCGACAAGATTCCGCTGGCTGAAGCCCAGAAGATTGAGCCCGACTTCGAGATTGGCGAGCAGGTAGCCGAAGAGGTGAAGCTGGAAGATTTCGGCCGCCGTGCCGTGCTTATGGCCCGCCAGACGCTGATTCAGCGCGTAAAAGACCTGGAGCGCGACAACCTCTATCAGGCCTACAAAGACCAGGTCGGTGAAGTAGTGGTAGGCGAGGTCTATCAGGTATGGGGCCGCGAAGCCCTCATCCTTGATAAGGACGAGAACGAACTGGTGTTGCCCAAAGGCGAGCAAATCCCGAAGGACCGCTACCGCAAAGGCGACAGCATCCGGGCGGTGGTACACCGTGTGGACGTACTAAACGGCACGCCCAAAATCATCCTCTCCCGCGCTGCTCCCGCTTTCCTGGAGCGCCTCATGGAGCAGGAAGTACCCGAAATATTCGACGGCCTCATCAGCATCAAAAACATCGTGCGTGAGCCCGGCGAGCGGGCCAAAGTGGCCGTGGAAAGCTTCGATGAGCGTATTGACCCCGTTGGTGCCTGCGTAGGTATGAAAGGCTCCCGTATCCACGCCGTGGTGCGTGAGTTGGAGAATGAAAACATCGACATCATCAACTACACCGATAACCTGGAGCTGTACATCGCCCGGGCTTTGTCGCCGGCCAAGCTCACGTCGATGAAAATCAACGAACAAACCGGTCGTGTTTCGGTGTTCTTGAAGCCCGATCAGGTGTCGCTGGCCATTGGCCGGGGCGGCGCCAACATCAAGCTGGCTTCGCGGTTGGTAGGCATGGAAATCGACGTCTTCCGCGACGCCGGTGATTTTGAGGAAGATATTGCCTTGGACGAGTTCCAGGACGAAATTGAAGGCTGGATTTTGGAGGAGCTGAAGAAAATCGGCCTCGACACCGGCCGGTCCGTATTAGCCGTGAGCAAAGAAGACATCGTGCGCCGCACCGAGCTGGAGGAGGAAACCGTAGAAGAACTCTTCCGCGTAATCCGCCAGGAATTTGAGGACAGCGCCGACGAAGAACAGCAAGAAGAAGCACCAAATTCCGGCGCCGCGCAATGA